Proteins from a single region of Desulfovibrio sp. JC022:
- a CDS encoding winged helix-turn-helix domain-containing protein, whose product MHKNLDPPEMGSTAALAEMDSHNPTIRLHLWLEGGEGVFFGYGRLLLLDRIETCGSLKKASEELGMSYRAAWGKIKQTEQVLGFQLMERVGSRRSGYRLTEAGRVVRDKYFEWFNKVEQDARARAEEIFPWKSKSFGES is encoded by the coding sequence ATGCATAAGAATCTCGACCCGCCCGAAATGGGGTCAACTGCGGCATTGGCTGAAATGGATTCCCATAATCCCACAATCCGGCTGCATCTTTGGCTGGAAGGAGGCGAGGGGGTCTTCTTCGGCTACGGCAGGCTGCTTCTGCTGGATCGCATTGAAACCTGTGGATCGCTGAAAAAAGCATCCGAGGAACTGGGCATGTCCTACCGCGCCGCATGGGGCAAGATTAAACAGACCGAGCAGGTCCTAGGGTTCCAGCTCATGGAGCGGGTAGGCAGCAGGCGCAGTGGTTACCGCTTAACCGAAGCGGGACGGGTCGTGCGGGACAAGTATTTCGAATGGTTCAACAAGGTTGAGCAGGATGCCCGTGCTAGAGCGGAGGAAATTTTTCCTTGGAAGTCTAAGAGCTTCGGGGAGAGTTGA
- a CDS encoding FmdE family protein has product MNLEAAISQENTPVRDDSIGPYTYDEFIEAARRFHGSPAPGLILGGYMMEEARRHLPEGAIFDAISETSWCLPDAVQMLTVCSTGNGWLRVKNLGVYALSLYDKYTGEGVRIRVDPEKLKDWPETESWFFKRRPKHEQDSVKLHAEIREAGAAFCSVEAVQIKPEAMIKRSKGGITTCPICGDAYPGSFGAICRSCQGESPYASRDAGLKASTALLPQGLKVVPVDEAEGKTAVHDMTRIVPGESKGPEFRKNHDFTAHDICRLQMIGKNHIYVDEGDIPEGEWVHENEAARTFGRIMSGDGICTDGEPKEGKVTLLAEHDGLLVSDLEMMNRFNLVPDVMVAARKNGTLIKEGARIAGTRAIPLYLSRENFSRAVSALDGDPLFKVLPLQRKKVGILITGDEVFNGLIDDKFESVITAKVQALGCEVVRSVIKPDDREDIRDAALSLMKEGCDLLITTAGMSVDPDDVTRHGLVDAGVSDLLYGAPVLPGTMLLLAKAGNARVIGVPACALFFKTTSLDLVLPKVIAGQDVTRNDLASLADGGYCMECKVCTFPKCPFGK; this is encoded by the coding sequence ATGAATCTTGAAGCCGCCATCAGTCAGGAAAATACCCCGGTACGGGATGATTCCATCGGCCCTTATACATATGACGAATTTATCGAAGCCGCGCGCAGGTTTCACGGCAGCCCCGCACCGGGACTTATTCTCGGCGGATATATGATGGAAGAGGCCCGTAGGCATCTTCCTGAAGGTGCAATTTTTGATGCCATTTCCGAGACCTCATGGTGTCTGCCGGATGCCGTGCAGATGCTCACTGTATGCAGCACTGGAAACGGATGGCTTAGAGTTAAAAATCTCGGGGTCTATGCCCTGTCTCTTTACGATAAGTACACAGGCGAGGGTGTGCGTATCCGGGTTGACCCCGAGAAACTCAAAGACTGGCCCGAAACTGAGTCTTGGTTTTTCAAACGCAGGCCCAAGCACGAGCAGGATTCTGTAAAGCTTCATGCTGAGATCAGGGAAGCGGGGGCTGCTTTCTGCTCCGTCGAGGCTGTGCAGATCAAGCCGGAAGCGATGATCAAGCGCAGCAAGGGCGGCATCACTACCTGCCCCATTTGCGGAGACGCTTACCCCGGTTCTTTCGGTGCTATCTGTAGAAGCTGTCAGGGAGAAAGCCCGTATGCCAGCCGCGATGCAGGGCTCAAGGCTTCTACAGCACTGCTTCCCCAAGGACTCAAAGTTGTTCCGGTAGATGAAGCCGAAGGCAAGACCGCAGTTCACGATATGACCCGCATTGTTCCCGGCGAAAGCAAGGGACCTGAATTCCGCAAGAATCATGATTTTACCGCTCACGATATCTGCCGACTCCAGATGATCGGCAAGAACCATATTTACGTTGATGAAGGCGATATTCCCGAAGGGGAGTGGGTGCATGAAAATGAGGCCGCCCGGACCTTCGGACGGATCATGTCCGGAGATGGTATCTGTACCGACGGTGAGCCGAAAGAAGGTAAAGTAACCCTGCTCGCCGAACATGACGGACTGCTGGTCAGCGATCTTGAAATGATGAACCGTTTCAACCTTGTGCCCGACGTGATGGTTGCGGCCCGTAAGAACGGTACTCTGATCAAAGAGGGCGCACGCATTGCCGGGACACGGGCCATCCCGCTCTACCTTTCCCGTGAGAATTTCTCCCGCGCTGTTTCCGCACTGGACGGAGATCCGTTATTCAAAGTGCTTCCGCTGCAACGCAAGAAGGTCGGTATCCTCATCACCGGGGATGAAGTTTTTAACGGTCTCATTGATGATAAATTTGAGTCTGTCATCACTGCAAAGGTGCAGGCATTAGGCTGCGAAGTTGTCCGCTCTGTCATTAAGCCTGACGACCGCGAAGATATTCGCGACGCAGCACTTTCCCTCATGAAAGAAGGTTGTGACCTGCTTATCACAACCGCAGGAATGTCTGTTGACCCTGATGACGTGACCCGCCACGGCCTGGTGGATGCCGGAGTATCCGACCTCCTGTATGGTGCTCCGGTACTCCCCGGTACCATGCTACTGCTGGCTAAGGCCGGAAATGCAAGAGTAATCGGCGTTCCGGCCTGCGCGCTCTTTTTCAAAACCACAAGTCTGGATCTTGTTTTACCCAAAGTAATCGCCGGGCAGGATGTGACCCGCAATGATCTCGCATCGCTTGCTGACGGCGGCTACTGCATGGAATGCAAGGTTTGCACATTCCCCAAATGTCCTTTTGGAAAATAG
- a CDS encoding double-cubane-cluster-containing anaerobic reductase: MNLKPFISFSEYSLAELDEWKNKGGKVAGVYCIYAPNELIRAAGIAPVSLCGKKQAPIKDAERELPASLCPLIKSSYGYAITDSCPFFSFSDIIIAETTCDGKKKMYELMETIKPLHLMQLPHTQNGEAPLRYWMSGLHELEKFLVEYSGIKVTEEALHNEIILQNKIRKELYELMILSADRRSPLTAREMLAVQESKSFSISPETYLKQLQTLRSELHEYLARPELESKKGLRILLTGCPVGKGSEKAITVTEELGAHVVCMENCSGLKGLTLPVEENGDPYEAIARRYLQVPCSCMTPNPGRLESIKELVETFEVDAVMDLTWLGCHTYNAESTSLRNFIEDEMSLPFLHIETDYSESDIEQLRTRIEAFVELAE; this comes from the coding sequence ATGAACTTGAAACCGTTCATTTCTTTTTCAGAATACAGTCTGGCAGAACTGGATGAGTGGAAAAACAAAGGCGGCAAAGTTGCCGGAGTTTACTGCATCTATGCTCCCAATGAACTTATCCGGGCTGCGGGCATCGCCCCGGTCAGCCTGTGCGGAAAAAAACAGGCCCCTATCAAGGATGCCGAACGGGAACTTCCAGCCAGCCTCTGCCCGCTGATCAAATCAAGTTACGGCTATGCGATAACAGACTCCTGCCCCTTTTTCAGTTTCTCCGACATAATTATTGCTGAAACTACCTGTGACGGAAAAAAGAAAATGTACGAGCTGATGGAGACAATCAAACCGCTTCACCTCATGCAGCTCCCCCATACCCAAAACGGTGAAGCTCCCCTCAGGTATTGGATGAGCGGCCTGCATGAACTGGAAAAATTTCTCGTGGAATATTCCGGCATAAAAGTTACCGAAGAAGCTCTACATAATGAAATCATTCTGCAAAACAAAATCCGCAAGGAACTTTACGAACTGATGATCCTCAGCGCGGACAGACGCTCCCCGCTCACAGCCCGGGAAATGCTCGCGGTGCAGGAAAGCAAAAGTTTTTCAATTTCTCCTGAAACATACCTGAAACAATTACAGACCCTGCGCTCTGAACTGCATGAATATCTGGCACGCCCGGAATTAGAATCAAAGAAAGGCTTACGCATACTCCTGACCGGATGCCCGGTAGGTAAAGGATCGGAAAAAGCAATCACCGTCACTGAAGAACTCGGTGCTCATGTGGTCTGCATGGAAAACTGTTCTGGCCTGAAGGGTCTTACCCTGCCTGTAGAGGAGAACGGCGATCCCTATGAAGCCATTGCCCGCCGCTATTTGCAGGTCCCCTGCTCATGCATGACCCCTAATCCCGGCAGACTGGAATCCATCAAGGAGCTGGTTGAAACATTCGAGGTGGACGCGGTCATGGATCTTACATGGCTTGGCTGCCATACCTACAATGCAGAGTCCACCAGCCTGCGAAATTTTATTGAAGATGAAATGAGTCTGCCTTTCCTGCACATTGAGACAGACTATTCTGAATCAGACATTGAGCAACTGCGGACCCGCATTGAGGCGTTTGTAGAGCTTGCTGAATAA
- a CDS encoding CmpA/NrtA family ABC transporter substrate-binding protein produces the protein MNFKRFLNKGFVILAALLLACSFNIGAAQAAKSKLPSLYMGYIFTTHHTPIMVAAIKGKDFQNSGAYLEEMVPKQKYKLFSSEGKPLAVINLIVSKSGSETTTLFAMNRLDLGLASSTAFMSGIDKGTKMKILCPLHVDGMSMVFPEGSKVDGYKDVAAAIKASKTPFKIGYHSPTSAPRIAFEGALHKAGFKITGNPNDAEADILMVDLKSTSNLIPALLSKQVDCWVGPAPHPVVAEHKHVGHIGLDSRDLPPAGHWTDFPCCVMGASEQIITDQPAVVQAMTDLMTAASKWSNANKKETAAISAKWIGVPAEAVEKSTIIYTTDPTENWLKGEAEFLSMLNSMNKFKGKMKNADITAATPILFDFSFVEKSLKK, from the coding sequence ATGAACTTTAAAAGATTTTTAAACAAAGGATTTGTAATCCTAGCAGCACTGCTGCTGGCATGCAGCTTCAACATCGGCGCTGCACAGGCTGCAAAGAGCAAACTACCCAGCCTGTACATGGGATATATTTTCACCACCCATCATACCCCGATCATGGTCGCGGCAATCAAGGGCAAAGATTTCCAGAATTCCGGTGCTTATCTGGAAGAAATGGTACCCAAACAAAAGTACAAACTCTTTTCCTCCGAAGGCAAACCGCTGGCAGTAATCAACCTTATTGTATCCAAAAGCGGTTCCGAAACAACCACTCTGTTCGCCATGAACCGTCTGGACCTCGGCCTTGCTTCCAGCACCGCATTCATGAGCGGTATCGACAAAGGCACCAAGATGAAAATTCTCTGCCCCCTGCATGTCGACGGTATGAGCATGGTTTTCCCTGAAGGCAGCAAAGTCGATGGTTACAAGGATGTGGCCGCTGCAATCAAGGCTTCAAAAACACCATTCAAAATTGGCTATCACTCCCCCACCAGCGCGCCGCGCATTGCCTTTGAAGGCGCACTGCACAAGGCAGGATTCAAAATCACCGGCAATCCCAACGACGCAGAAGCGGACATTCTTATGGTTGATCTCAAGTCCACTTCAAACCTCATCCCGGCACTGCTCAGCAAACAGGTTGACTGTTGGGTCGGCCCCGCACCGCACCCTGTTGTTGCCGAGCACAAACATGTAGGGCACATCGGGCTTGATTCACGCGACCTGCCGCCTGCCGGACACTGGACCGACTTCCCCTGTTGCGTAATGGGTGCCAGTGAGCAGATCATTACCGATCAGCCCGCAGTCGTTCAGGCCATGACCGATCTCATGACCGCAGCATCCAAGTGGAGCAATGCCAACAAAAAGGAAACTGCTGCAATCTCCGCAAAATGGATCGGAGTTCCTGCCGAAGCAGTGGAAAAATCCACCATCATCTATACCACCGATCCCACTGAAAACTGGCTCAAAGGTGAAGCTGAATTCCTGAGCATGCTCAACAGCATGAATAAATTCAAAGGCAAAATGAAAAACGCGGACATCACCGCTGCAACTCCCATTTTGTTCGACTTCTCATTTGTTGAAAAAAGCTTAAAGAAATAA
- a CDS encoding ABC transporter permease, whose amino-acid sequence MKTRALSLTLPVMAPALLAMVWIALAEQIGNQVILPGIEQVSHIVLNPTEDLISMGSLAGNVLVSLVRVIMGYTLAAAVAIPLGVVMGYYGVIFKFFNGFLNLFRPIPPLAWVPLVMAWFGISSLATISGVETGQIYIYLDNIKFAMLFIIFIGAFYPILTSTIHGVRNVNKTLIDSARVLGASENQIFRKVLLPAAMPSIITGMRIGLGIAWMCLVSAEMLPGSLSGIGYMITHAFTLASTDIVIAGMISIGIVGAAMDAVFRQIEQKKFSWRRQAD is encoded by the coding sequence ATGAAAACACGTGCTTTGTCACTTACACTTCCTGTAATGGCCCCGGCTCTGCTGGCTATGGTCTGGATCGCTCTTGCGGAGCAAATCGGCAATCAGGTCATACTGCCCGGAATAGAGCAGGTCAGCCATATTGTATTAAATCCCACCGAAGACCTGATCAGCATGGGCTCGCTTGCAGGTAACGTTCTGGTCAGCCTTGTAAGGGTGATCATGGGCTATACTCTAGCGGCAGCAGTCGCCATCCCGCTGGGTGTGGTCATGGGCTACTACGGCGTAATCTTCAAATTTTTCAATGGATTCCTGAATTTGTTCCGCCCCATCCCCCCGCTGGCGTGGGTGCCGCTGGTCATGGCCTGGTTCGGAATTTCCAGCCTTGCCACCATCAGCGGGGTGGAAACCGGACAAATATACATCTATCTGGACAACATAAAATTTGCCATGCTGTTCATCATCTTCATCGGCGCATTTTACCCCATTCTGACCTCCACCATCCACGGCGTGCGCAATGTGAACAAAACCCTCATCGATTCCGCACGGGTGCTCGGGGCCAGCGAAAATCAGATTTTCCGTAAAGTTCTGCTCCCCGCAGCCATGCCTTCCATCATAACCGGAATGCGTATCGGGCTGGGCATTGCATGGATGTGCCTTGTTTCCGCAGAAATGCTTCCGGGATCACTTTCCGGCATCGGCTATATGATCACTCACGCCTTTACGCTGGCATCAACTGATATCGTAATTGCCGGAATGATCTCCATCGGAATTGTCGGGGCTGCTATGGATGCGGTATTTCGACAAATTGAACAAAAAAAATTTTCATGGCGCAGACAGGCGGACTAG
- a CDS encoding ABC transporter ATP-binding protein has translation MNQKLEQVIEINRLSKEFTTGHGNTILAVDSVSLQIPRNSFTCIVGPSGCGKSTILRIAAGLEKSSSGTVHYKGSPVSKPCAEIGLVFQEYSLFPWLSVLDNVAAGPEFAGVDKDKRYKDALRYIRMVNMVDFKDAYPHELSGGMRQRVAIARALANEPDVLLMDEPFGALDAHTRILLQKELLKVWEMTRKTIVLVTHSVDEAIYLADRIVIMSSRPGRIHKTLDVEMERPRSRAMPEFGALTDYILKELEH, from the coding sequence ATGAATCAGAAACTGGAACAAGTCATAGAAATCAACAGGCTGAGCAAGGAATTTACTACAGGACACGGAAACACCATCCTTGCCGTGGACAGCGTAAGTCTGCAAATTCCACGAAACTCATTCACCTGCATTGTCGGGCCTTCAGGTTGCGGTAAATCAACCATCCTGCGCATTGCTGCTGGGCTGGAGAAGAGTTCATCGGGCACAGTTCACTATAAGGGAAGCCCGGTCAGCAAGCCTTGCGCGGAAATCGGCCTTGTATTTCAGGAATATTCCCTGTTCCCGTGGCTGAGCGTACTGGATAATGTTGCCGCCGGTCCGGAATTCGCCGGGGTCGATAAGGACAAACGGTATAAAGATGCGCTTCGCTACATCCGCATGGTCAACATGGTTGATTTCAAAGACGCCTATCCCCATGAACTCTCCGGAGGCATGCGCCAACGAGTGGCAATCGCCCGGGCCCTTGCCAACGAACCGGATGTCCTGCTCATGGATGAACCGTTCGGGGCACTGGATGCCCACACACGTATCCTGCTCCAAAAAGAACTGCTCAAGGTTTGGGAGATGACCCGCAAAACGATCGTACTGGTCACCCACTCGGTGGATGAAGCTATTTACCTTGCCGACCGCATAGTGATTATGTCCAGCCGTCCGGGCCGTATCCACAAAACTCTCGACGTTGAAATGGAACGGCCACGCAGCAGGGCCATGCCGGAATTCGGGGCACTGACCGATTATATCCTAAAAGAATTGGAGCACTAA
- a CDS encoding YaiI/YqxD family protein, which translates to MQIWVDADACPKAVKEILFKTVMRREVKLTLVANQYMNFPTSPFIDMIKVGAGFDVADNEIVKLCNPGDLVITADIPLADKIVEKGATGLNPRGELYTEDNIKSILSMRNLMEELRSAGTVSGGPAAFSPKDKQNFTNQLDKFLTRSLNRN; encoded by the coding sequence ATGCAAATCTGGGTCGATGCCGATGCCTGCCCCAAGGCCGTAAAAGAAATTCTGTTCAAGACTGTCATGCGCCGGGAAGTAAAACTTACCCTTGTAGCCAATCAATATATGAATTTTCCCACCTCCCCTTTCATTGATATGATCAAGGTCGGTGCCGGTTTTGATGTGGCGGACAATGAGATCGTCAAGCTGTGCAATCCCGGTGATCTGGTGATTACAGCAGATATCCCTCTGGCAGATAAAATTGTAGAAAAAGGTGCAACAGGCCTTAACCCGCGCGGAGAGCTATACACCGAAGACAATATCAAATCCATCCTGAGCATGCGTAATCTTATGGAAGAACTGCGCAGCGCAGGAACTGTTTCCGGCGGTCCTGCGGCTTTTAGCCCCAAGGATAAACAGAATTTCACCAACCAGCTGGATAAATTCCTGACCCGCAGCCTGAACCGTAATTAA
- a CDS encoding phenylacetate--CoA ligase family protein — MTDLHFSDKKTAEIHQLEKLNQILGIAVQAPFYKKLYQGIELPLKSLDELKQIPVIDKQALCTEGQACKKALYTRTTGGFYKFSTGGTSGRMTFARYGLDEFREVCEGAAYGLMACGITPSDVVANCIRAGAFWTGFLTSYRALEMIGCNILPITDNQPVERTLDYLEMMSPNTLFGISPTLVQIAQEATRRGLKLNIEKVAFASTPLTTEQESYLSSVWPNATFHSAGYGAAEVGPIGFQCEHCTGTEHHILLPHCVVEQDDDGGIIATSLIRTLQPAIRMKVGDNIEWMEGECPCGRTSPRFKLLQRSDEILEFQYDSMSLEQIGSCLGNFRELAPVFQIRLDLNGEETDIIIRVEAADSDAVDDYQLTSKVYECLSDDIPAVGANRQKNRIRAFKILVVPSGGIPRVETTGKIRRVIDKRFM, encoded by the coding sequence ATGACCGATCTCCATTTCTCAGACAAAAAGACTGCTGAAATACACCAACTGGAAAAACTGAATCAGATTCTGGGTATTGCCGTTCAGGCTCCTTTTTATAAGAAACTATACCAAGGCATTGAGCTTCCGCTGAAAAGTCTGGACGAACTCAAGCAAATTCCGGTTATCGACAAGCAGGCCCTTTGCACTGAAGGCCAAGCCTGCAAAAAGGCCCTCTACACCCGCACTACCGGGGGATTCTATAAATTTTCCACCGGAGGCACCTCCGGCAGGATGACCTTTGCCCGTTACGGACTGGATGAATTCCGGGAAGTCTGCGAAGGCGCGGCTTACGGCCTCATGGCCTGTGGCATCACCCCTTCGGACGTGGTTGCAAACTGCATCCGTGCCGGGGCTTTCTGGACCGGATTCCTGACCAGCTACCGCGCCCTTGAAATGATCGGCTGCAACATCCTGCCCATTACCGACAACCAGCCCGTGGAACGGACCCTTGATTATCTGGAAATGATGAGTCCGAACACCCTTTTCGGGATCTCGCCAACACTGGTCCAGATTGCTCAGGAAGCCACAAGGCGCGGTCTCAAGCTCAATATTGAAAAAGTAGCCTTTGCCTCCACACCCCTGACCACGGAACAGGAAAGTTACCTTTCTTCGGTCTGGCCCAACGCCACCTTCCATTCTGCCGGATACGGTGCCGCCGAAGTAGGCCCCATCGGTTTCCAGTGCGAACACTGCACCGGAACCGAGCATCATATCCTGTTACCGCACTGCGTTGTGGAACAGGACGATGACGGCGGAATCATCGCCACCTCCCTGATCCGTACCCTGCAACCAGCCATCCGCATGAAGGTGGGTGACAACATTGAGTGGATGGAAGGGGAATGCCCCTGCGGCAGAACCAGCCCACGATTCAAACTGCTGCAACGTTCTGATGAAATCCTCGAATTTCAATATGATTCTATGTCCTTGGAACAAATAGGCTCCTGTCTCGGCAATTTCAGGGAACTGGCCCCGGTCTTTCAGATCAGGCTGGACTTAAACGGAGAAGAAACAGACATCATCATTCGCGTGGAAGCCGCAGACAGCGATGCTGTGGATGATTACCAACTAACTTCCAAGGTCTACGAATGTTTAAGTGATGATATTCCGGCAGTTGGCGCGAACAGACAAAAAAACCGCATCCGAGCCTTCAAGATTCTGGTTGTACCTTCCGGCGGCATCCCGAGAGTAGAAACCACCGGAAAAATCCGGCGGGTTATTGATAAGCGGTTCATGTAA
- a CDS encoding ATP-binding protein gives MKILSFCFDNAWSFKGEQCLDFDFKSVDKKYSDDPRFIQLAENHYVPSVITCIGANASGKSNLISTLIALLYFMTDRRRELAVDFFKLHKDIVPVSDFELMFEISNTVYRYSLGYNRDGKHVEYEELYESNPKTGRWNYIFKRELDDDGEIQITKGTKAKFSIDKMKRELEDSESLLAVSSSLKHETGFEKILEGLSLFFAYKYNNYVPVIEATKAFKDLNIIDNVSNYLKSFDVGIERIEHSEIEIEQEFLDSEPVKKIKGLLENMPDESIPTPKVYTNFFAGKVEVCEAIHEINGVEYRFDINLESDGTKQLIKVLFPIIAALTTGGVAIIDKIEVGLHPIVVEEIIELFRKQSGEELRGQLICSSHSVNVINQLSKRQIVLVEKDRQTLESQAWFLNDVKDVKERDNFFMNYITGKYGAIPQVN, from the coding sequence GTGAAAATTCTATCCTTTTGCTTTGACAACGCTTGGTCCTTCAAGGGCGAACAATGTCTGGATTTCGATTTTAAAAGTGTAGATAAAAAATATTCTGATGATCCCCGCTTTATTCAGTTGGCAGAGAATCATTACGTGCCTTCCGTTATTACATGTATCGGGGCCAATGCTTCGGGTAAATCAAATCTGATCAGTACCCTTATCGCCCTGCTCTATTTTATGACAGATAGACGACGCGAACTGGCTGTTGATTTTTTCAAATTGCACAAAGATATTGTCCCCGTATCTGACTTTGAATTGATGTTTGAAATTTCAAACACAGTCTATCGCTATTCGTTGGGATATAATCGTGACGGAAAACATGTCGAATATGAAGAGCTATACGAATCAAATCCCAAAACAGGACGTTGGAATTATATATTTAAAAGAGAGCTGGATGATGACGGAGAAATCCAGATAACAAAAGGAACAAAAGCCAAATTCAGCATTGATAAAATGAAGCGTGAACTGGAAGATAGTGAATCGCTTCTCGCTGTTTCCAGCTCACTGAAACACGAAACAGGCTTTGAAAAAATATTGGAAGGATTGAGCCTTTTCTTTGCATATAAATACAACAATTATGTTCCAGTAATAGAAGCAACAAAAGCATTCAAGGACTTGAACATAATAGACAACGTTTCCAATTACCTGAAGTCGTTCGATGTAGGGATTGAGCGGATTGAACATTCTGAAATCGAAATAGAGCAAGAATTTCTTGATTCTGAACCCGTAAAGAAAATCAAAGGGTTGTTGGAAAACATGCCCGACGAGAGTATTCCCACCCCTAAAGTGTATACTAATTTTTTTGCAGGTAAAGTTGAAGTGTGCGAAGCGATACATGAAATCAATGGCGTTGAATACAGATTCGATATCAACCTTGAGTCAGATGGCACAAAACAACTCATTAAAGTCCTTTTTCCAATCATAGCAGCTCTTACTACAGGTGGAGTAGCCATCATAGATAAAATTGAAGTTGGATTGCACCCTATCGTGGTTGAAGAAATTATTGAACTATTCAGAAAACAATCCGGTGAAGAATTGCGAGGACAGCTGATATGCAGCAGCCACAGTGTTAACGTCATAAATCAACTCAGTAAAAGACAAATTGTGCTGGTAGAAAAGGACAGACAGACCCTTGAAAGTCAGGCATGGTTCCTCAATGACGTTAAAGACGTTAAAGAGCGGGATAACTTCTTCATGAATTACATCACCGGAAAATACGGTGCTATCCCGCAGGTGAACTAA
- a CDS encoding 4Fe-4S binding protein, whose protein sequence is MKLYKKDTPFTFSRDAIRFFFAANFYIMMKILGIEFELESEYLVLGSIILFGPFFCSWACPFGSASYFATRIGNKLFPKLQFNIPQPYDKWLRMLRYPLLGFFLYLFFIKGVSYFGDHIEMYKSTAFSWNFIKVKHFAVLLIPLFIPNFFCKYMCFQKAGYNLINKVCKLCKIKRNSETCIDCKKCDRVCPMQVNPSSKKEICGDDCLSCYNCLDNVCPSKANALSLEFFGRKVNPSIFSALAIGVYLIASYLVLFVYHW, encoded by the coding sequence ATGAAACTTTATAAAAAAGACACACCATTCACTTTTTCAAGGGATGCCATACGCTTTTTCTTTGCCGCAAATTTTTACATTATGATGAAAATTCTAGGAATAGAATTTGAACTTGAAAGCGAATATCTCGTGCTCGGTTCCATAATTCTGTTCGGGCCGTTCTTCTGTAGCTGGGCCTGCCCGTTCGGGAGTGCTTCCTATTTCGCCACCCGCATCGGCAATAAGCTCTTCCCGAAGCTGCAATTCAACATTCCCCAGCCCTACGATAAGTGGCTGCGCATGCTCCGTTATCCGCTGCTGGGATTCTTCCTTTACCTGTTCTTCATCAAAGGGGTCAGCTATTTCGGGGACCATATTGAAATGTACAAATCCACCGCGTTCTCGTGGAACTTCATCAAGGTCAAACATTTTGCGGTCCTGCTGATTCCCCTGTTTATTCCCAATTTCTTCTGCAAATACATGTGTTTTCAAAAAGCCGGATACAACCTGATCAACAAGGTCTGCAAACTCTGCAAAATCAAAAGAAATTCTGAAACCTGCATCGATTGCAAAAAATGCGACCGGGTCTGCCCCATGCAGGTCAATCCTTCATCTAAAAAGGAAATCTGCGGTGATGACTGCTTAAGCTGCTACAATTGTCTGGATAATGTCTGCCCTTCCAAAGCGAACGCTCTTTCACTTGAATTCTTTGGCCGCAAAGTCAACCCGTCAATATTCTCAGCTCTGGCTATAGGCGTATATCTGATTGCCAGCTATCTGGTCTTATTCGTATATCACTGGTAA
- a CDS encoding response regulator transcription factor, with protein MRILIVEDDMTIADYIAQGLRESGFTVDHAADGNDGLNFALNTEYDAAIIDLMLPGRDGLSIIAEMRGRAMETPVLILSARQSVDDKVSGLQAGGDDYLTKPFSFAELQARLQALIRRSSRTPAESKLQVGGLELDRFTREVSRDGKQIILHAREYGLLEYMMNNAGRVITKTMILEHIWDYSFNPQTNVVEVLMHRLRSKVDKPFTHNLISTIRGVGYVLTDKKD; from the coding sequence TTGCGAATACTGATTGTTGAAGATGATATGACCATTGCCGACTATATTGCCCAGGGATTGCGCGAGTCCGGCTTTACAGTGGATCATGCGGCTGATGGGAATGACGGGCTAAACTTTGCACTAAATACTGAATATGACGCGGCCATAATCGACCTGATGCTTCCGGGCCGCGACGGACTGAGCATAATTGCAGAAATGCGAGGCCGCGCAATGGAAACACCGGTGCTTATCCTCAGTGCTCGCCAAAGTGTGGATGACAAGGTCTCCGGGCTTCAGGCCGGGGGGGATGACTACCTGACCAAACCATTCTCCTTTGCCGAACTTCAAGCCCGTTTACAGGCTCTTATCCGCAGGTCATCACGGACTCCGGCGGAATCCAAATTACAGGTCGGAGGACTGGAACTGGACCGCTTCACCCGCGAAGTCAGCCGTGACGGGAAACAGATAATCCTTCACGCAAGAGAATACGGCCTTCTGGAATACATGATGAACAATGCCGGACGAGTCATAACCAAAACAATGATCTTAGAACACATCTGGGATTACAGCTTCAACCCGCAGACCAACGTGGTGGAAGTGCTCATGCACCGGCTGCGCTCCAAGGTGGATAAACCCTTTACTCACAATCTGATTTCCACAATCCGCGGGGTCGGCTATGTGCTCACTGACAAAAAAGACTAA